The genomic segment AGGCCGACACGTCCGGCGACGCAATCACCAGCGCGCTCAACGGCGCGGGAATCGGCAACAACGGCTCGCTGAGCAACACCATCGCCGGACTGGGCCAGTCAATTTGCCCATCCTTGGTAAAGCCGGGTGCGACGGTCGCGACCGTAGCGTCGCAACTGTCTGGGAAGACTGGGCTTTCGGCGACCATGGCCGGGCTGGTCACCAGCATGGCGATCCAGATGGAATGCCCGGGTGTGCTGAACTCGGTTGCCAACGGCAAGATGCCGTTCCCCCTGATGGGCGCCAACCCCGCGCCCACCCCGTTTCAGTTGCCCGGCCGCTAGCCCGCTTTGGGCTAGCGGAACCCGGCGGGGCACGAGGGCTCTCCGAGCAGGGCTATCGTCTCGGTGAAAGTCGTCGATCGGTAGGAAGGGTCACCATGACGAGCTCCGTTGGCAGAGTGGCCGGCAAAGTCGCGTTCATCACGGGTGCCGCGCGTGGCCAGGGCCGAGAACATGCCGTCCGCCTCGCCGAGGAAGGCGCCGACATCATCGCCGTGGATCTGTGCGGCGACGTCGAGGGCGTGATCTATCCGGGAGCCACCCAGGACGATCTCGACGAAACCGTGGCGCTAGTCGAGAAGTTGGACCGGCGCATCGTGGCCGCCAAGGCCGATGTCAGAAACCTCGTGAGCCTGCGCGAGGCGTTGCAGCGGGGAATCGACGAGTTGGGCCGGCCCGATGTAGTGATTGCCAACGCCGGCATCAGCGGCAGTCCCGCGCCCGCCGCGATGATCGAAGAAGCCGCCTGGCAGACGATGCTGGACATCAATCTCACCGGGGTCTGGCACACCGTCAAGGTGGCAATACCGCATATGTCCGACGGCCGCGGCGGATCGATCATTCTGGTGAGCTCAATGTTGGGACTCCGCGGTGGCGGGTACATGGCACACTACGCCTCGGCGAAGCACGGCGTGGTCGGATTGATGAACTCGCTCGCGAATGAGCTTGCGCCGCAGTTGATTCGAGTCAATTCCATCCACCCTGGCAACATACGGACGCCGATGATCGACAACGAGCAATTCCATCGCACGCTGCGGCCCGACCTCCCCAACCCCACGATGGACGACACGGCCGCCGTGCTCGGCCACTTCCATATGCTGCCGGTGCCGGTCATCGAGGCGAGCGCGGTCAGTAACGCCGTGCTGTTTCTCGCCTCCGACGAGTCGCAGTACATCACCGGCGCCGCGCTGCCGATCGATGCCGGGGCGGTCGCGAAGTTCTAATGGCACCGGTCACCGGGCGCATTTGCGAAGGCGGCATTCCGCCGCGTAAGTTACTATCTACGTATGCATGCAGATAGTGGCGCAGCTGAGCTTGCCGAGGATCAGGTCAGCCTGATCGTCGAGGTCTTCCGAATGTTGGCCGACGCCACCCGCATTCGGGTGTTGTGGGCGCTGACCGAGGGCGAGTCGTCGGTCAACGATCTGGCCGAAAAGGTGGACAAGCCCGCGCCGTCGGTGTCCCAGCATCTGGCCAAGCTGCGGATGGCTCGGCTGGTGCGCACCCGCCGGGCCGGCACCACGATCTTCTACAGCCTGGAAAACGAACACGTCCGCCAACTGGTCATCGACGCGGTGTTCAACGCCGAACATGCCGGTCCCGGGGTGCCGTCGCACCACCGCGGCGACCCGAACGTGCGGGGCATCACGACCGATCGCCGGCCACGAAAGGCCAACGCGCGATGAGCGATCACGGGCACGACGATCACGAGCACCCGAAGGGATTGCACGGCGCGATCAAGGAGGTTTTCGCGCCGCATTCCCACGATGCCGCCGACAGCTTGGACAGCGAGCTGGAATCCAGCGCCGACGGCATCCGCGCGGTCAAGATCAGCCTGCTGGTGCTGGGCGCGACCGCCGTTGCGCAGATCGTCGTGGTGATCCTGTCCGGCTCCATCGCACTGGCGGCCGACACCATCCACAACTTCTCCGACGCCCTGACCGCCGTGCCGCTGTGGATCGCATTTGCGTTGAGCACCAAGGCCGCAACCCGCCGCTACACGTACGGCTTCGGCCGGATGGAAGACCTTGCCGGACTGTTCGTGGTCGCGATGATCACGCTGTCGGCGATCATCGCCGGGTACGAAGCCATCGAGCGGCTGATCAATCCGCGGCCCATCGGGCACCTCGGCTGGGTCGCGGTGGCCGGACTGCTCGGGTTCATCGGAAACGAATGGGTGGCGCTCTACCGCATCCGGGTCGGACGCCGCATCGGCTCGGCCGCGCTCGTCGCGGACGGCCTGCACGCGCGCACCGACGGCTTTACCTCGCTGGCGGTGCTGATCGGCGCGGGCGGCGTGGCTTTGGGCTTCCCCCTCGCCGACCCGATCGTCGGCCTGCTGATTACGGTGGCCATTCTGGCCGTGTTGCGCACCGCGGTGCGTGACGTGTTCCGTCGGTTGATGGACGGTGTCGATCCGACGCTGATCGACACCGCCGAAGCTGCGCTGGCCGCCCGGCCGGGCGTGCGGTCGGTGCGCAGCGTGCGGATGCGCTGGATCGGGCATCGGCTACATGCCGACGCCGAACTCGACATCGATCCGGCGCTGAGTTTGGCTGCGGCACATCAGATTGCGCACGAAGCCGAACATGACCTGATCCACGCGGTGCCCAAGCTGACCACCGCGATGATCCATGCCTACCCCGCCGGCGGCACCAATGCGGCTCAGCAACATCGCGAGAGCGTCGCGTCGCACAGCCATCACCACTGAACGGTCGGAAGGGACACCGATGACAGAGCCGCTCCGCATCGTCGCATGGGGCACCGGAACGGTGGGCTCCGAGATGTTGACCACCATCATCGATCACCGGCCCGATCTCGAGATCGTTGGCGCCCGGGTGTATTCCGGCGAAAAAGACGGAGTCGACGTCGGCACCCTGGTGGGCCGCGACCCGATCGGCGTCGCGGCGACCACGGATGTCGACGCGATCATGGGGCTCGACGCTGACTGCGTGCTCTACACGCCGCGCAACACCAACCTCGATGAGGTGTGCGCATTGCTTGCCGGTGGGAAAAATGTTGCGACAACGGCATTCCTGTTCCATCCGCGCCGCATCACACCTGCCGATCGTCATCGAGTGCTCGAGGCCTGCCGGGCCGGCGACACGACGGTGCATGGCAGCGGGTTGAACCCCGGGAACCTCTCCGGCGCCCTGCCGCTGACGCTTTCGGGCATGTGCCGCACCATCGACAAGATCACGCTCCAGGAACGCGCCGACTGGTCGGTCTACGAAAGTACGTCAATCACGTTCGACAACATGCGCTTTGGCCAACCAGTCGAGGAGATCAGTCCACAAGCCAGCGAGTTCCTCGCCTTCAACAGCGGGATCTTCACCGAACAGGTCTGGTTTCTGGCCGACGCACTCAATGCCGACATCGACGAGGTCACCGCGACGGTGGAGGCGGTTCCCGCCCGGGAGGATCATCAGATCTTCGATCATGTGCTGCGCGCGGGAACCACCGCGGGGCAGCGGTGGAAGTGGTCGGGCCGGCGCCACGGCGAGGTGCTCGTCGAAATCGAGACGCTGTGGACCGTCGGCGGCGAGTACCCGGAGCACTGGCCCAAACCCCAGGACGGGTGGACGCTGACGATAGAGGGCGACCCCTCGATGCGGACCCACTTCTTCTGCCTGGCGAGCTTCACCCGCGCCGCGAGCATGGAAGAGCATGTCCGCTCGGCAAGCGTGGCCACCGGCATGCAGGTGCTCAATGCCGTCCCCGCGATCTGCGCCGCCCCAGCGGGCTTCGCCACTGCGGCAACGTTGCCGCTGATTCGCAGCCATGTCGGATTCGGCAACACAGCCAAGGCGTGATCGGCTGCCCGGCAGGCTTTTTGCGATACCTTAGCCGACACGCGAGTACAGTTACTCCGATGGCGGCCGCGACGTCGAATGAGCGAATGATCGCCGGGGTTGCTGCCGCGGCCGTCTCGCTCGGCGTGGCCGCGCTGGCGGGTATCCCGTTCGGCGCGCGGGCGGATGCTCGTGCCGCGATCGGCTCGGTGATCGTGGACCTGACCCCGGGGCCGGTCAAAGAATGGGCGATTCAGACCCTGGGCTCGCTGGACAAAATCTTCTTGGCGATCGTCGTGCTGGTGGTGATCGCGACGATCGCGGCGCTCGCCGGCAGCTTCGAATCCAAGCGGCGTCCCGTCGGCAGTGCGGTAATCGCCGCGGCGGGCATCCTCGGTTGCGCCGCGGTGCTATCGCGGCAGGGCGCGACGTTGCCCGACACGATACCCACGGTCACGGGCACCGTCTGCGGCGTGGCGACCCTGCGCTTTCTCACCCGCCGGTTCGGGCCAAAAGAACCGGCCGCCGACGACGACGGCGACGAGCCGGACGCACGCAGGCGCGCGCTGGTGGTATACGGATTGCTCGGATTCGGTGTGGTGAGCGGTGTCGTGGGTGCGGTCGTTTCACGATTGGTGCATTCGGTGGCCGCCGACCGCAACGCCGTCACGCTTCCGACACCGCGGGTACCGGCTGCACCGATACCCGCCGATGTGCAACCGAAAGGCGTCGCGCTCCCGAGCTTCATCACCGCTAGCGGCGACTTCTACCGGGTGGACACCGCGCTGAGCGTTCCCCAGCTGAGCCACGGCGACTGGCGGCTGCGCATCCACGGCATGGTGGACCGCGAGGCTACCTACAGCTTCGCCGACCTGGCCCGTTTCGAAGTCATCGAGATAGTGACGACGTTGACCTGTGTGTCGAATCCCGTTGGCGGAAAGCTGATTTCGACGGGGGTGTGGACGGGATACCGGGTGGCCGACCTGCTGGCGGCGGCCGGTGTGCACGTAAATGCCGACATGGTGCTCTCCACGTCGATCGACGGGTTCACCGCGGGCACACCGGTGCAGGCCCTCACCGATGGTCGCGACGCGCTGCTGGCGGTGGGCCTGAACGGTCAGCCGTTGCCGGTCGAGCACGGCTACCCGGCCCGGCTGGTGGTGCCCGGGCTCTACGGGTACGTGTCCGCCACCAAGTGGGTCGTGGACTTGGAGCTGACTCGTTTCGACAAAGCGAAGGCGTACTGGACGCGGTTCGGCTGGGCAGCGCAGGCGCCGATCAAGACCGAGTCGCGCATCGACGTGCCGACCGACGGCCAGAAACTGGCACGAGGAGCCGTCGTGTTCGGTGGGGTGGCGTGGGCACAGAATCGGGGGGTGCGGGCCGTGGAGGTTCGCATCGACGAAGATGGATGGCAGCCTGCCGAACTTGGCGCCAGCTATTCCAACGCGACGTGGCGATTGTGGAGCTTCCCGTGGCAGGCGAACACCCCTGGGAATCACAGCATTACGGTGCGCGCCACCGACAACTCCGGAGCCACCCAAACTGCGGATCAGGTTGGCAGCATCCCTGACGGCGCCACCGGCTGGCACACGGTGAACTTCACCGTGGCGGAGAACTAGCGAACTATTTCGACTTGAGTTTGCGCCAACTGAATACCGCGATGACGATGCCGATCACCACCGTGATCGGACCGATGATCGACCAGGTGGTGGTGTTGCTCATCGGGCTGCCACCCAACACCCCGAATCCCTGCAGCGCCCAGATCAGACCGAACAGCGCGACGAGTAATCCGACCGCGAATGTGACAACGAAAGCCCTACTCATACACCGAAGCCTAGGCGCCGCAGTCCAGATGGCCCACCCTCCGGCCCGAATGAGCCGGCTGGATGGTGAGTCGCAGATCATGAACACGCTTGGTCGGGCGCGCTACCGCCCACCCCCTTCATTCGCGATGTGGGCTCCCGCTCCGGCCTGATGTACGTCGGTTATGAGATGACTCAGTCGCAGCGACGCGAGCTTCCACACATCTCCGTGGCGCACCCATCGCTCGGTGTAGTGCCCGTAGCCGGTGACCGACATGCCGTCCTCGAACACGGCCCGGTCTTGCATTGCCCAAATCACTTGCGCCTCTTCTTCATTGAGGTCGATCTCGGGTGTATGGACCTGGTGAGCGGTCTTTGACCCGGCTACAAGGGATTGCAGTAGCGCCACTGTCTCGTCGCGTCCCACGGTCATTTGCGGCTCGGAATGTCCGTCACCCATGCCAAATTCGATGTCTTCGGTCATCAATGCCGCTAGGCCGGTCCAGTCCTGGGTGTCGAGGGTTCGGCAGTACTTGGCCTTGGCTTGGGTTAGCTCGTAGCAGGCAATCAACTCTGCTTGCTCGGTCATCTGACCGCCAGTTCGAGATGGTCGAGTCGGCGGACGAGGATGCTGGGCAGCCAGTGTCCGACGTCGGTTGCCTCGATCCAGGTCGTCTGTTCCAGCAGCGTCCGCAAGACGATCTGGGCCTCCAAGCGTGCCAGTGCGGCCCCGACGCAGAAGTGTGCGCCCTTGCCGAAGGTGATGTGCCCTTTGGCGCCGCTGCGGTCGAGCCGGAACTCGTTGGGTTTGTCGAACTGCCGGGGGTCGCGGTTGGCGGCCCCCCACATCAACAGCAGGCGCGAGTCGGCGGGCACGTCGACGCCGCCCAGCGTGGTGTCTCGTGTCACGTGGCGGTAGTGGCCGCGAAACGGCGACTCGTAGCGCAGCGTCTCTTCGATGAAAGCGCCCAGCAGTTCGGGATGGGCGCGGAGCTGTTCCTGGATCTGGTTCTGGGTCACCAGGATCCAGGCGGCGCTCCCCAATAGTGAGGCGGTCGATTCGCCCGCCGCGCTGAACAAGGTGAGCATGATCCCAAGCGCCGGGAACTGCTCCAGTTCGCCAGAGGCGTGGCGGGCGGCGAGGTCGCCGATGAGGCCCGGCGCAGGGCGTTCCCCGGCCCTCGCGAAGTGCTCCATCACATACCCGGACAACTCCACCGCCGCCACGCCCGCGGCTTCGAGTTGGGTCGGGCTCACGACGCCGTCCAGCAGAGTGGTGGTGGCATACCCCAGTCGGATCAGCATGTCGACGTCGTCGTCGGGCAGCCCAAGTAGGCGGGCGACCACCATCATCGGGAGCCGATTGGCCATTGCACTCATCCACTCGATCCGACCGTCGACCAACCCGTCGGACCACAGTTTGATCGCCGTGGCTTCGGCGAACCCCTCGATGACACGTATTCGCCTGGCCGAGAGGTGGGGCAGCAGCATCTTGCGGTGCGCGTCGTGCACGGGATCGTCCGCGGTGGCCAGGGCGTGCATCGGACCGCCGAGTGTGCCCATGTCGAACGGGGTGACGGTGCCGTCGTCGTGGTAGACCATCGTCGCGGTGAGGTTCGACGAGAAATCCTCGACCCGGTTGACGGCCTCGGTCACGGCGTCCCAGCCGCACACGGCGTGAAAGACTGAATCCCCGATGCGATGGACCGGCGCTATGTCGCGCATCCGGTCATAGAGCGGGTAGGGGTCCTGCAACGCCGCGGTGCCGAAGAAGTCCGTCGCGTCCGCCAAGAGGGTCATGCGCTCAGGGTGAATGCGGCGTGCACCTGCGTCAACGGTGTACAGCGAACATGCAAACCGAGTCGATACGAGCGCCGCTGCGCGCTTCTCAGGCCGATGAGCCGACCAGCGACTTCCCTGATAAATCGACTGGAATTCTTCTCACGGTGATAAAAATACTTTATGGGTTCTCGGCTCTGGATGAACTGAAACGATGGCGGATCAAGACTGGCTGATCGGTCGGGGGCGACACGACGAAGCCGCGGAACGCATCTACGCCGCAGCCGCCAACTTGATGTTGCGGCACGGCTACGACGCCTTCAGCATCGACGCTGTGGCCGCCGAGGTTCACTGTTCACCGGCGACCGTCTACCGCCACGCCGGAAGCAAGGCCGCAATCCGCGACGTCGTCCTGCGCCTGCAGGCCGAGCGCATCCTCGACTCGGTTCGGGAAGCGATCGCCGGGCTCACCGGTCCGGAGCGAGTCGTCACCGCCACCACGGTCGCCTTGCAGCGCCTGCGGGCTGATCCGCTCGCGAAGACCATGCGTTCGATGGCCGCACTCCCGGCCGAGGGCCTCACCGACTCACCCATCATCTCCCGCTTCGCGACCGAAATGGTGGGGCTGAGCACGCCCGATCCCCTTGCCGCACAATGGTTAGTCCGTACATTCCTGGCTCTGTGGTACTGGCCGCTCAAAGACGCCGATGCCGAAAGCGAGATGGTGCGGCGGTTCCTCGGGCCGCCCTACGCCGTCGACACCATCGACTCGGTGCCTAGCTCGTCGCCGGCGACGTAAAACTGAACCGATACGACAAAAAGTTGGCATATTCGGGGGTAACTACACTCCGTGACTTCACCACACCAGGGACGGCGTTCGTCAAACCTCAGTCCGCGCAGTCGGTTTGGTCGGCGCAATTCAGGGGAGAACGTGGATTCCCCACTTGCCGAGCAACGGCTGAACAAGTGTGAAGTACGTCGTATGGTCGTCACCCTCCGGTGAAGACATCAAGATGCCAACGGCACTCACGGTGCCGTCATCGTTCTTCACGAAGCCAGGACTCCCACTGTCGCCATGCAGGCTGTACACGCCAGCTTCGATCACATCGTTGTCGATTTCTGTAATCGCGCCGCACGTCTCACCGGTGACTGCACCCAGCTTGCAGAACGGCATGCCAACCTTAATTTGGTTGCGGCTCAACACATCTCGGACAATCCTGCCACCGACATCACCAATTGGGGCACCAACGCTTGGATCGAGGCGGATGATCGCAGCGTCCTTGTTGTCGCCTTCATTCTCGCTGGCGGTAATAATCCCGAGCGGGACGTTCTGGCCGTAAGTCCATACCGAACCGTCGTGGGCGTCGCAATGTCCACTGGTCAGCAAGTAGTAGTTGGCGTCGTTGCCTTGAGCCGCGAAACCCGCTGTGCACCTGCCGGTCTCATCATCGACTTCCACGCCGGGCATCGGCGGTCCTTCTGCCAGCGCCGAACTCGCGAACCCCGGGGCGGCCAGCACCATGGCACCGAATACCCCCAGCCCCCGCAACCACCGTATCGCCACGCCACTCTCCTCTGTGCATGTCGAGCCCAAATGTTATCAGCCAGCAAACGCCTGATAGTGAACAAGAACAAACTGCAGCAAATGTGCAGGCGGTGTCAGTAAGGCGACGGTCGGTCGGAGCACCCGTTGGGCCGCGTGCCGTGCAGTGGATCGCGGCGCACGGCTTCTTAGACCTCCCACGCTGGCGGTGGCCGCGAGAGGAGACTTGTCGCCGGCCGATACATATCCAACTTCAGACCCTCTCATGTACTGTCCGGTACAATGAAGTCTCTGTGACCGGCATCTGTGATTGGCGGCGAAGCAGCGGTGGATTGGGACCGAGTCGCAATTGTTCAGACGAGAGGACGTTCTGTGCCCGCGCAGGAAAAAGCAATTCGCCCTACAACACCCCACGATCGCATTCCTGCGGGGCGTCTGTATCCGTCGTAACCCAGCTCCGGTAGCGGCCCCCGCACGGCCGCAACGCGCGGCATATGCGGGCGCTGGCAGTTCGAAACGACCGCCGTTACTTACCGGCGAGGTTCGTCTGAGGTGCACCGATCCGCCGCAACCGACCCGCCCCTGGACCGGTATCGGTGCCGTAAGTGAGACGAGGACCGCATGACTCCCGAGGACATCAGGACGGCTACGGGACCGGTGGATCTCATCTATCGCGCCGGCGCAGCTGGCGCCGTGTGCTGGGCTCGCGACTATCGCGGGCACGTGCGGGAGCTGCCCATGGCCCGTTGGATCGGCGGACCGCACGCCAGCCACCGCGATCGGCTCGCCGATGGGCACGTTCTGCGGCACTGCACGGCGCGGCCAACCCTCGACCTCGGATGCGGCCCCGGACGATTCACCGCGTCGCTGCGAGAGCGCGGCTGGGCTGCATTGGGCGTGGACGCCTCACGCGCCGCCGTCGACCTGACACGCGATCGTGGTGGAACCGCGATTCACGCTGACCTTTTCGCACCGTTGCCCGCCGAAGGCTGTTGGGAACAGATTCTGCTCACCGACGGCAACATCGGCATCGGCGGAGACCCCGTCCGCATACTCAGGCGCGCCGTTGAGCTGCTCGCGCCCGGCGGAATCGTGGTCGCCGAGGTCGACCCGGTTACGACAGCGGCGTGTCGCGAAGTACTGCGCTGGGAAACCGAACATCATGTCGGGCAATGGTTTCCCTGGTCACGGGTCAACGCAGCCGCACTCGGCGACCTCGCCAGCACCGCTGGATTACTGGTCAGCAGTATCGTCGATTTCGATCACCGTGTGATCGCCGTGCTGCGCGTGGCAACGCCGGCCGGGAGGAGTGGTTAATGCACAAGACATTGGTTGGAAGCCCGTCTGTGACTGCCCTGGTCAGTGGCGGCGGCGCCGCTGACCGGCGCTGATTCGCAACTCTTATAGAGTGGCGATTGTGTCTGTGTCGGCGCGCTCCTCGACGGCACGCCCCCTGCCGGTAACGGAACGGGGGAGGCGCAGCCGTGCCGCAATCATCGACGCCGCGGCCATGCTGATGTATCAGCGCGGTGTGGGGCTGACCACCCTTGATGATGTGTTGGCCGCCGCCGGTGCGGGGAAGTCCCAGCTGTACCACTACTTCGATAGCAAAGCCGACCTGGTTGCGGCGGTGATCGAGAGGCAATTGGAGTTGGTTCTCGCCCAGCAGCCCACGTTGGAACACATCGACTCCTGGGAGGGAATCGATGGTTGGGTCCAAGGCATTCTGGCCGTACACAGCGCGCCGGGAGGCCCATTTGCCTGTCCCTTAGGGACGATGGCCTCGGAACTGAAGAACGACAAAATCTTTGCGCCGCTACTGGATGTCGCATTTCGCCGGTGGGAAGCCGCGTTGGCGAGGGGGTTGCAGAGGATCCAGGACCGCGGTGGCCTAGTCGCCGAGGCCGACCCTACGCGGCTTGCGACCGCGGTGATCGCCGCGTTGCAGGGCGGTATGCTCCTCGCCCGGGTCCGCGGCGATGTCACTCCCTTGCAGGACACGCTCGTCGGCGCGGTCGTGCAGCTGCATGAATGGGAACGCAAAGCCACCACGCGAAACCGGCGGGCCCGCCAACCGGTTCAGGAACATCCCGCCCGGTGAAGGTTCTGTCGGCGCGGTGTTAAACCTACCCAGAGCTTCCTGACGGCGTTATACCGTGCGGTACAGTCTCGGTGTGGTGCACGGGCTGTCAGAAGCCCCATCAACGGCGAGTCCGCGGCATGAGCCGAGTCCATCGCGCTCAACAGCCGAGGATGGCCGCGAAAGGAGCCGACCATGCAGGTCTTACGGACCCCCGATGAACGATTCAAAGCGTTGCCCGACTACGGATTCCAACCGCGCTACGTGGAGGTAGCTGCCACCGATGGAAGCATGCTGCGTGTGCACTACCTCGATGAGGGCCCACGCGACGGCGAAGTGATCTTGTTGCTGCACGGCGAACCGTCGTGGTCCTACCTATACCGTTGGATGATCCCGGTGCTCGCCGATGCGGGGTTACGGGCAGTCGCCGTTGATCTGATTGGTTTTGGGCGCAGCGACAAGCCTGCCAGTCGCGACGACTACACCTACCAGGCGCATGTGGACTGGACGTGGGCGGCCGTTGAGGCGATCGGCCTTGATGCGATCACCCTGGTGTGCCAGGACTGGGGCGGACTAATTGGCTTGCGCCTGGTTGGTGAACACCCCGACCGCTTCGCCCGGGTGGTGGCTGCAAATACATTTCTGCCGACTGGTGACATACATCCGGGAGAGGCATTCCTGGCTTGGCAGCGGTATAGCCAGGAGGCACCTGTGCTCAATGTCGGCCGGATTGTCAACGGCGCCTGCGTGTCCAAGCTGAGTGCCGAGGTCATTGCCGCCTACGACGCCCCGTTTCCCGACGAATCCTTCAAGGCAGGCGCCCGACAGTTCCCCATGCTTGTTCCGACCACCCCCGAAGATCCCGCCTCCCCGGCAAACCGGGCTGCCTGGGAATCGTTGCGCCAGTTCGATCGGCCGTTTCTATGCGCCTTCTCCGACTCGGACCCCATCACCCGCGGCGCCGATGCGGTGTTCCGCGCGCAAATCCCCGGTGCCGCAGGGCATCCCCCGGTAACCATCGCAAACGCGGGACACTTCCTCCAGGAAGACAAGGGTGTTGAACTCGCCGCCGCTGTGGCCCAGTTCGTCGAGGCCACTCCGCAAGCGAGCCGGTGCGGCTGAATACGAGATGACGTCCTCCATACCGTCGGCAGACGAACCAAGTCCTGCGTCGCGCCCGGTGCAGCCAGAACCCGACGACGCGACCGTGGATCCGGTTGCCGCGGCCGATGTGCTGGTGCCTGTTGGGCCCTCCTCGGATCAGCTGCCCGAGGTGGAGGCACCGGTGCCTGGTGGCACCAGCCATGGGGCGGTCGCGGAAGCCGACTCTTCCCTCGCCGGGCCGGGGGCCGGCTATGGATTCCCGGCGGCGTTGTGGCGTGCCCTGGACGATCATCCGCCGCCGGGTCTGTCGCGGATACGGTGGCGCAGTCCGCTGCGCGGGCCGTGGCTGACTTCGGTGTTCGGGGCAACGCTGCTGGTGGTGTTGCCGATCGTCATCGTGACCGGGCTGCTGTCGTACATGGCTTATGGGCCGAAGTACGGGCAGGCCATCCCGTTTGACGTCGGGTGGCTCAAGCTGCCCAGCTTCGACTGGCCGAGCAGCCCGTCCTGGCTGTACCGCCTGAGCCAGGGCCTGCATGTGGGTCTGGGACTGGTCATGATCCCCGTGGTGCTGGCCAAACTGTGGTCGGTAATTCCCCGGCTATTCGCCTGGCCGCCGTCGCGGTCGCTGGCTCAGGTACTCGAGCGGGTGACGCTGCTCATGGTGGTCGGCGGGATCCTGTTCGAGATCGTCACCGGAGTCCTCAACATCCAATATGACTACATCTTCGGATTCAGCTTCTACACGGCGCACTACTTCGGGGCGTGGGTATTCATCGCCGGCTTTGTGTGCCATGTCTGCCTGAAGTTGCCGACAATGGTGCGCAGCCTGCGGTCGCGGTCGCTGCGCTCGGTGTTCGGCACCTCGGTGGCCGACACGGTGCCCGAACCGCTCGACCCCGGCGGGCTGGTGGCACCCGACCCCGATCCCCCGACCCTGAGCCGGCGCGGTGTGCTGGCAGTCGTGGGCGGCGGCAGTTTGCTGGTCGGGGTACTCACCGCTGGACAAACCCTGGGCGGGTTCACTCGCAGTGCGGCCTTGTTGCTGCCCCGTGGTCGCAGCTATGGTAAGGGGCCCAACGACTTTCAGATCAACCGCACGGCTGTTGCGGCGGGCATCGACGCATCCGTCGCCGGAGAACAGTGGCGCCTGCACTTGTTGGGCGGCCCCGAACAGGTGACATTGGACCGCGCCGCACTGGACGCGATGCCACACCACACTGTGGAGCTGCCCATCGCCTGCGTCGAAGGGTGGTCGACCACTCAGACCTGGTCCGGTGTCCGGCTTTCCGATCTGGCTGCCGCGGCCGGGACCCCGCACCCGGCTTCAGCTGTGGTGTCCTCGCTGGAACGCTTCGGCGCTTTCAACCGCGCGATCTTGCAAAGCAACCAGATCCTGAACCCCGACTCGCTGTTGGCTTTTCAGGTCAACGGCGCCGACCTCTCGTTGGACCACGGTTATCCGGCTCGGATTATCGTTCCGGCGCTCCCGGGTGTGCACTGCACCAAA from the Mycobacterium lentiflavum genome contains:
- a CDS encoding ArsR/SmtB family transcription factor, which codes for MHADSGAAELAEDQVSLIVEVFRMLADATRIRVLWALTEGESSVNDLAEKVDKPAPSVSQHLAKLRMARLVRTRRAGTTIFYSLENEHVRQLVIDAVFNAEHAGPGVPSHHRGDPNVRGITTDRRPRKANAR
- a CDS encoding mycofactocin-coupled SDR family oxidoreductase, whose amino-acid sequence is MTSSVGRVAGKVAFITGAARGQGREHAVRLAEEGADIIAVDLCGDVEGVIYPGATQDDLDETVALVEKLDRRIVAAKADVRNLVSLREALQRGIDELGRPDVVIANAGISGSPAPAAMIEEAAWQTMLDINLTGVWHTVKVAIPHMSDGRGGSIILVSSMLGLRGGGYMAHYASAKHGVVGLMNSLANELAPQLIRVNSIHPGNIRTPMIDNEQFHRTLRPDLPNPTMDDTAAVLGHFHMLPVPVIEASAVSNAVLFLASDESQYITGAALPIDAGAVAKF
- a CDS encoding nuclear transport factor 2 family protein is translated as MTEQAELIACYELTQAKAKYCRTLDTQDWTGLAALMTEDIEFGMGDGHSEPQMTVGRDETVALLQSLVAGSKTAHQVHTPEIDLNEEEAQVIWAMQDRAVFEDGMSVTGYGHYTERWVRHGDVWKLASLRLSHLITDVHQAGAGAHIANEGGGR
- a CDS encoding molybdopterin-dependent oxidoreductase — protein: MAAATSNERMIAGVAAAAVSLGVAALAGIPFGARADARAAIGSVIVDLTPGPVKEWAIQTLGSLDKIFLAIVVLVVIATIAALAGSFESKRRPVGSAVIAAAGILGCAAVLSRQGATLPDTIPTVTGTVCGVATLRFLTRRFGPKEPAADDDGDEPDARRRALVVYGLLGFGVVSGVVGAVVSRLVHSVAADRNAVTLPTPRVPAAPIPADVQPKGVALPSFITASGDFYRVDTALSVPQLSHGDWRLRIHGMVDREATYSFADLARFEVIEIVTTLTCVSNPVGGKLISTGVWTGYRVADLLAAAGVHVNADMVLSTSIDGFTAGTPVQALTDGRDALLAVGLNGQPLPVEHGYPARLVVPGLYGYVSATKWVVDLELTRFDKAKAYWTRFGWAAQAPIKTESRIDVPTDGQKLARGAVVFGGVAWAQNRGVRAVEVRIDEDGWQPAELGASYSNATWRLWSFPWQANTPGNHSITVRATDNSGATQTADQVGSIPDGATGWHTVNFTVAEN
- a CDS encoding cation diffusion facilitator family transporter → MSDHGHDDHEHPKGLHGAIKEVFAPHSHDAADSLDSELESSADGIRAVKISLLVLGATAVAQIVVVILSGSIALAADTIHNFSDALTAVPLWIAFALSTKAATRRYTYGFGRMEDLAGLFVVAMITLSAIIAGYEAIERLINPRPIGHLGWVAVAGLLGFIGNEWVALYRIRVGRRIGSAALVADGLHARTDGFTSLAVLIGAGGVALGFPLADPIVGLLITVAILAVLRTAVRDVFRRLMDGVDPTLIDTAEAALAARPGVRSVRSVRMRWIGHRLHADAELDIDPALSLAAAHQIAHEAEHDLIHAVPKLTTAMIHAYPAGGTNAAQQHRESVASHSHHH
- a CDS encoding NAD(P)H-dependent amine dehydrogenase family protein, with translation MTEPLRIVAWGTGTVGSEMLTTIIDHRPDLEIVGARVYSGEKDGVDVGTLVGRDPIGVAATTDVDAIMGLDADCVLYTPRNTNLDEVCALLAGGKNVATTAFLFHPRRITPADRHRVLEACRAGDTTVHGSGLNPGNLSGALPLTLSGMCRTIDKITLQERADWSVYESTSITFDNMRFGQPVEEISPQASEFLAFNSGIFTEQVWFLADALNADIDEVTATVEAVPAREDHQIFDHVLRAGTTAGQRWKWSGRRHGEVLVEIETLWTVGGEYPEHWPKPQDGWTLTIEGDPSMRTHFFCLASFTRAASMEEHVRSASVATGMQVLNAVPAICAAPAGFATAATLPLIRSHVGFGNTAKA
- a CDS encoding DUF732 domain-containing protein, with product MTALMTIGPWTTRTVGRCGAVRAIRQPTPRADLIDAACRAVRPLAVAAGILAAAATLPALAQADTSGDAITSALNGAGIGNNGSLSNTIAGLGQSICPSLVKPGATVATVASQLSGKTGLSATMAGLVTSMAIQMECPGVLNSVANGKMPFPLMGANPAPTPFQLPGR